In one Apteryx mantelli isolate bAptMan1 chromosome 33, bAptMan1.hap1, whole genome shotgun sequence genomic region, the following are encoded:
- the KIF5A gene encoding kinesin heavy chain — MAEPSTECSIKVLCRFRPLNQAEILRGDKFLPVFQGDDSVVVGGKPYVFDRVFPPNTTQEQVYHACAMQIVKDVLAGYNGTIFAYGQTSSGKTHTMEGKLHDPQQMGIIPRIAQDIFNHIYSMDENLEFHIKVSYFEIYLDKIRDLLDMTKTNLSVHEDKNRVPYVKGCTERFVSSPEEILDVIDEGKSNRHVAVTNMNEHSSRSHSIFLINIKQENVETEQKLSGKLYLVDLAGSEKVSKTGAEGAVLDEAKNINKSLSALGNVISALAEGTKAYVPYRDSKMTRILQDSLGGNCRTTMFICCSPSSYNDAETKSTLMFGQRAKTIKNTASVNLELTAEQWKKKYEKEKEKNKTLKETITKLEAELSRWRSGENVPETEQLSGAEAETETGTIEGPGSGPEPTGETPLNDNSSSIVIHISDEERRKYEEEIRKLYKQLDDKDDEINQQSQIMEKLKQQMLDQEEVLAAARGGGEAARRELAALRAEHGAARAEVAEVLAALEELARSYDRKAQEAEDTGRHNRRLADELARTEATTLSLETELQRVRDVSGQQRKRAAEVLNGLMKDLSEFSVIVGNGEIKLPVEVSGAIEEEFTVARLYISKIKSEVKSVVKRCRQLENLQVECHRKMEVTGRELSSCQLLISQHEAKIRSLTEYMQNVELKKRHLEESYDTLSEELARLQAQETAHEVAMKDREQDETQETDEVKKALELQLESHREAQHKQLARLRDEINEKQKTIDELRDLNQKLELELEKLRAEHEALRGEERAKAARLQELTFLYERHEQSKQDLKGLEETVARELQTLHNLRKLFVQDVTTRVKKSAELEPEDSGGLHSQKQKISFLENNLEQLTKVHKQLVRDNADLRCELPKLEKRLRATAARVQALEGALREAKEGALKDKRRYQQEVDRIKEAVRAKGAAKRAHNAHIAKPVRPGQVPATSPTAPAGARGSEGLSYTNSLFQGYPGPGPQGYFANGSSTVSSSPPDAYQQLNVDNGNMTDINDNRSDLSCACEADEQSKLFPLRQETAAS; from the exons aTGGCGGAGCCCAGCACCGAGTGCAGCATCAAGGTGCTGTGCCGGTTCCGGCCACTGAACCAGGCCGAGATCCTGCGGGGGGACAAGTTCCTGCCCGTCTTCCAGGGCGATGACAGCGTCGTGGTGGGG GGCAAGCCCTATGTCTTCGACCGCGTCTTCCCCCCCAACACCACCCAGGAGCAGGTGTACCATGCCTGCGCCATGCAGATCGTCAAGG ACGTGCTGGCCGGCTACAACGGCACCATCTTCGCCTACGGGCAGACGTCATCGGGCAAGACCCACACCATGGAG GGCAAGCTGCATGACCCCCAGCAGATGGGCATCATCCCCCGCATCGCCCAGGACATCTTCAACCACATCTACTCCATGGACGAGAACCTTGAGTTCCACATCAAG GTTTCTTACTTCGAAATTTATCTGGACAAGATCCGGGACCTGCTGGACA tgACCAAGACCAACCTGTCGGTGCATGAGGACAAGAACCGGGTTCCCTACGTCAAG ggctgcacCGAGCGCTTCGTGTCCAGCCCTGAGGAGATCCTGGACGTGATCGACGAGGGGAAGTCGAACCGGCACGTGGCCGTCACCA ACATGAACGAGCACAGCTCCCGCAGCCACAGCATCTTCCTCATCAACATCAAGCAGGAGAACGTGGAGACGGAGCAGAAGCTCAGCGGGAAGCTCTACCTGGTCGACCTGGCCGGGAGCGAGAAG GTCAGCAAGACGGGGGCCGAGGGGGCCGTGCTGGACGAGGCCAAGAACATCAACAAGTCGCTGTCGGCGCTGGGCAACGTCATCTCGGCCCTGGCCGAGGGCACG AAAGCCTACGTGCCCTACCGGGACAGCAAGATGACGCGGATCCTGCAGGACTCGCTGGGGGGGAACTGCCGCACCACCATGTTCATCTGCTGCTCCCCGTCCAGCTACAACGACGCCGAGACCAAATCCACCCTCATGTTCGGGCAGCG ggccaAGACCATCAAGAACACAGCATCAGTGAACCTGGAGCTGACGGCCGAGCAGTGGAAGAAGAAGtatgagaaggagaaggagaagaacaaGACGCTGAAGGAGACCATCACCAAGCTGGAGGCCGAGCTCAGCCGCTGGCGGAGCG GGGAGAACGTGCCCGAGACGGAGCAGCTGAGTGGGGCTGAGGCGGAGACGGAGACCGGCACCATCGAggggccggggtcggggccggAGCCCACCGGAGAGACACCCCTCAACGACAACAGCTCCTCCATCGTCATCCACATCTCCGACGAGGAGCGCCGCAAGTACGAGGAGGAGATCCGCAAGCTCTACAAGCAGCTGGATGACAAG gatGACGAGATCAACCAGCAGAGTCAAATCATGGAGAAGCTCAAACAGCAGATGCTGGACCAGGAGGAG gtgctggcggcggcgcgggggggcggcgaggcggcgcgccGGGAGCTGGCGGCGCTGCGGGCCGAGcacggggccgcccgcgccgaggTGGCCGAGGTGCTGGCGGCGCTGGAGGAGCTGGCGCGCAGCTACGACCGCAAGGCGCAGGAGGCCGAGGACACCGGGCGCCACAACCGCCGGCTCGCCGACGAGCTGGCCCGCACCGAG GCGACGACGCTGTCGCTGGAGACGGAGCTGCAGCGGGTGCGGGACGTGAGCGGGCAGCAGCGGAAGCGGGCGGCTGAGGTGCTCAACGGGCTCATGAAGGACCTGAGCGAGTTCAGCGTCATCGTGGGCAATGGCGAGATCAAACTG CCGGTGGAGGTGAGTGGGGCCATCGAGGAGGAGTTCACCGTGGCCCGGCTCTACATCAGCAAGATCAAGTCGGAGGTGAAGTCGGTGGTGAAGCGGTGCCGGCAGCTGGAGAACCTGCAGGTCGAGTGCCATCGCAAGATGGAGGTGACGGGCCGGGAGCTCTCCTCCTGCCAGCTCCTCATCTCCCAg CACGAGGCGAAGATCCGCTCACTCACCGAGTACATGCAGAACGTGGAGCTGAAGAAGCGGCACCTGGAGGAGTCCTACGACACGCTGAGCGAGGAGCTGGCCCGGCTGCAGGCCCAGG agacGGCTCACGAGGTGGCCATGAAGGACCGGGAGCAGGATGAGACCCAGGAGACAGACGAGGTCAAG AAGGcgctggagctgcagctggagagccACCGCGAGGCCCAGCACAAGCAGCTGGCCCGGCTGCGCGACGAGATCAACGAGAAGCAGAAAACCATCGACGAGCTGCGAGA CCTCAACCagaagctggagctggagctggagaagctgcgagcggagcacgaggcgctgcggGGCGAGGAGCGGGCCAAGGCCGCCCGGCTGCAGGAGCTCAC ATTTCTCTACGAGCGCCACGAACAGTCCAAGCAGGACCTCAAGGGGCTGGAGGAGACCGTG GCCCGTGAACTCCAGACCCTCCACAACTTGCGCAAGCTGTTTGTTCAAGACGTCACGACTCGAGTCAAGAAA aGCGCAGAGCTGGAGCCCGAGGACAGTGGGGGGCTGCACTCCCAGAAGCAGAAGATTTCCTTTCTTGAGAACAACCTGGAGCAGCTTACAAAGGTTCACAAACAG CTGGTTCGTGACAATGCAGATCTGCGCTGCGAGCTTCCGAAGCTGGAGAAACGCCTTCGGGCTACGGCTGCGCGAGTTCAGGCCCTGGAGGGGGCCCTGAGGGAGGCCAAGGAGGGCGCCCTCAAGGACAAGCGCCGCTACCAGCAGGAGGTGGACCGCATCAAGGAGGCCGTGCGCGCCAAGGGGGCCGCCAAGCGCGCCCACAACGCCCACATCG CCAAGCCGGTGCGGCCGGGGCAGGTGCCGGCGACGTCGCCCACGGCCCCCGCGGGCGCCCGCGGCTCCGAGGGGCTCAGCTACACCAACAGCCTCTTCCAGGGctaccccggccccggcccccaggGCTA cttcgCCAACGGCTCCAGCACGGTCTCCAGCAGCCCCCCGGACGCCTACCAGCAGCTCAACGTGGACAACG GGAACATGACAGACATCAACGATAACAG GAGCGACCTGTCCTGCGCGTGCGAAGCCGACGAGCAATCCAAGCTGTTCCCCCTGCGCCAGGAGACTGCTGCCAGCTaa
- the PIP4K2C gene encoding phosphatidylinositol 5-phosphate 4-kinase type-2 gamma — translation MAAAGPAAPRTKTKKKQKRFVPQRVKVPRAADPLLAVLAWGVNHQISELSQVPLPVMLLPDDFKASSKIKVNNHLFNRENLPSHFKFKEYCPQVFRNLRERFGIDDQDYQVSLTRSPPHSEGSDRRFLLSYDRTLVVKELSSEDVADVHGLLSHYHQYIVKCHGTTLLPQFLGMYRVSVDSEETYLLVMRNMFSHRLSVHRKYDLKGSLVSREASDKEKGKDLPTLKDMDFLNKNEKVYVGEEDKKDFMEKLKRDVEFLVQLKIMDYSLLLGIHDVARAEQEEEEEVEEEEGGGDEGGAAIVGSYGTSPEGIGSYLNSHRPLGPGEFDPYVDVYAIKSTEGGPRKEVYFMGLIDILTQYDARKKAAHAAKTVKHGAGAEISTVHPEQYAKRFLDFITNIFA, via the exons atggcggcggcggggccggcggcgccgcgcaccAAGACCAAGAAGAAGCAGAAGCGGTTCGTGCCGCAGCGGGTGAAGGTGCcgcgggccgccgacccgctgcTGGCCGTGCTGGCCTGGGGCGTGAACCACCAG ATCAGCGAGCTCAGCCAGGTCCCGCTGCCCGTCATGCTCCTGCCCGACGACTTTAAGGCCAGCTCCAAAATCAAAGTCAACAACCACCTCTTCAACCG GGAGAACCTGCCCAGTCATTTCAAGTTCAAGGAGTACTGCCCCCAGGTCTTCCGCAACCTCCGGGAGCGCTTCGGCATCGACGACCAGGACTACCAG GTCTCGCTGACGCGCAGCCCGCCCCACTCCGAGGGCAGCGACCGGCGGTTCCTGCTCTCCTACGACCGCACGCTGGTGGTGAAGGAGCTGTCGAGCGAGGACGTGGCTGATGTCCACGGCCTCCTGTCCCACTACCACCAG TACATCGTGAAGTGCCACGGCACCACACTGCTGCCCCAGTTCCTGGGCATGTACCGGGTGAGCGTGGACAGCGAGGAGACCTACCTGCTCGTCATGAGGAACATGTTCAGCCACCGGCTCTCCGTGCACAGAAAGTACGACCTCAAG GGCTCCCTCGTGTCCCGAGAAGCCAGCGACAAGGAGAAG GGCAAAGACTTGCCCACGCTCAAGGACATGGACTTCCTGAACAAGAACGAGAAGGTCTACGTGGGTGAGGAGGACAAGAAGGACTTCATGGAGAAGCTCAAGAGAGACGTGGAG TTCCTGGTGCAGCTGAAGATCATGGACTACAGCCTGCTGCTGGGCATCCACGACGTGGCAcgggcagagcaggaggaggaagaggaggtggaggaggaggaaggtgggggCGACGAGGGGGGGGCCGCCATCGTGGGCTCCTACGGCACCTCCCCGGAGGGCATCGGCAGCTACCTCAACTCCCACCGGCCGCTGGGCCCTGGCGAGTTTGACCCCTACGTGGACGTCTATGCCATCAAGAGCACCGAGG GCGGCCCCCGCAAGGAGGTGTACTTCATGGGCCTCATCGACATCCTCACGCAGTACGACGCCCGCAAGAAGGCCGCCCACGCCGCCAAGACCGTCAAGCACGGG GCGGGGGCCGAGATCTCCACGGTGCACCCCGAGCAGTATGCCAAGCGCTTCCTCGACTTCATCACCAACATCTTCGCCTAG
- the DTX3 gene encoding probable E3 ubiquitin-protein ligase DTX3: MGSPVSFVLSRMAACGGATKNKLTVSKRVWDFLTKESPAKLARLKEETKVSILVDGETSDIYVLQLCTPAPGTANGLYLARKALKALLKETEKELKKAQRHGEMVGCVALLDKSGPGLGARGPAGGGGRAGGAPAPGCSRDEEPDRQCPICLGEIQNMKTLEKCRHSFCEDCITRALQVKTACPMCGRFYGQLVGNQPQNGRMLVTKDSSLLLPGYEKFGTIIIQYVFPPGVQGVEHPNPGVRYPGTTRVAYLPDCPEGNKVLGLFRKAFDQRLTFTVGTSMTTGRANVITWNDIHHKTNCTGGPQLFGYPDPTYLARVQEELRAKGITED; encoded by the exons ATGGGCTCGCCAG TGTCGTTTGTCCTGTCCAGGATGGCGGCGTGCGGGGGGGCCACTAAGAACAAGCTGACGGTGTCCAAGCGCGTGTGGGATTTCCTGACCAAGGAGAGCCCGGCCAAGCTGGCCCGGCTCAAGGAGGAGACCAAGGTGAGCATCCTGGTGGACGGCGAGACCTCCGACATCTACGTGCTGCAGCTCTGCACGCCTGCCCCGGGCACCGCCAACGGCCTCTACCTGGCCCGCAAGGCCCTCAAGGCCCTGCTCAAGGAGACGgagaaggagctgaagaaggCCCAACGCCATGGGGAGATGGTGGGCTGCGTGGCCCTGCTGGACAAGAgcgggcctgggctgggggcccGGGgaccggcgggcggcggggggcgcgccGGCGGGGCGCCGGCGCCCGGGTGCTCGCGGGACGAGGAGCCCGACCGGCagtgccccatctgcctgggcgAGATCCAGAACATGAAGACGCTGGAGAAGTGCCGGCACTCGTTCTGCGAGGATTGCATCACGCGGGCGCTCCAGGTGAAGACCGCCTGCCCCATGTGCGGGCGCTTCTACGGGCAGCTGGTGGGCAACCAGCCCCAGAACGGGCGCATGCTGGTCACCAAGgactccagcctcctgctccccgGCTACGAGAAGTTCGGCACCATCATCATCCAGTACGTCTTCCCACCCGGCGTCCAAGGG GTGGAGCACCCCAACCCGGGCGTGCGGTACCCGGGCACCACGCGGGTGGCCTACCTGCCCGACTGCCCCGAGGGCAACAAGGTGCTGGGGCTGTTCCGCAAAGCCTTCGACCAGCGCCTCACCTTCACCGTGGGCACCTCCATGACCACCGGCCGTGCCAACGTCATCACGTGGAACGACATCCACCACAAGACCAACTGCACCGGCGGGCCCCAGCT GTTCGGGTACCCCGACCCCACATACCTCGCCCGGGTGCAGGAGGAGCTGCGCGCCAAGGGCATCACCGAGGACTGA